The Deltaproteobacteria bacterium genome window below encodes:
- a CDS encoding endonuclease/exonuclease/phosphatase family protein: MKHKHFVVLISVLIITSLTSFSSANKTIKIATWNIRDLSTSSRSDFELLQIAYILKNFDLIAIQEVNDEDSLDMIIAWLETIGHSYAKLFSPVSGTGSEAEHYAFLFREDVIEPLDSGHLAKGTFARPPYIASFRAGDFDFTIISVHICSGCGSLGEAGRELEIARLGIIYNNLMSQSEKDILVVGDFNLNPNNNSFINLKSVENTLPVYPCSTLSECKQNATTTRDSNLIDNIWYSETQVQEYTGEHDIFKFDEVLYEDPKGDSDDYRERYSRLAVSDHRPVWADFRIDMSDDD; the protein is encoded by the coding sequence ATGAAACATAAACACTTTGTAGTTCTAATTTCAGTCCTCATAATAACCAGCCTTACTTCTTTTTCTTCAGCAAACAAGACTATTAAGATTGCGACATGGAATATTCGGGACCTTTCGACTTCGAGCAGAAGTGATTTCGAGCTCTTACAGATAGCGTACATTCTTAAGAATTTTGACTTAATTGCGATCCAGGAAGTGAACGATGAGGATTCTCTCGATATGATAATTGCATGGCTTGAGACCATTGGACATTCATACGCCAAGCTTTTTAGCCCTGTCTCAGGAACCGGCAGTGAAGCAGAGCACTACGCGTTTCTCTTTAGGGAAGATGTTATTGAGCCTTTAGATTCCGGCCATCTTGCCAAAGGAACCTTCGCAAGACCGCCTTACATTGCATCCTTCAGAGCAGGCGACTTTGATTTTACTATTATCTCTGTCCATATCTGCTCGGGATGCGGGAGTCTTGGAGAAGCTGGAAGGGAACTGGAAATCGCACGCCTGGGCATTATTTACAACAATCTCATGAGTCAATCCGAAAAAGACATTCTGGTAGTTGGTGACTTCAACCTCAATCCAAATAACAATTCCTTTATCAACTTGAAATCAGTTGAAAATACCTTACCAGTTTACCCTTGTTCAACTTTATCAGAATGCAAACAGAACGCTACCACAACCAGGGATTCAAATCTCATTGATAATATATGGTATAGCGAAACTCAAGTTCAGGAATACACTGGTGAGCATGACATATTTAAATTCGATGAAGTGCTGTATGAAGATCCAAAAGGCGACTCCGATGATTATCGTGAAAGATATTCAAGATTAGCCGTGTCTGATCATAGGCCTGTATGGGCTGACTTCAGAATTGATATGTCAGATGATGATTAA
- a CDS encoding type IV secretion system DNA-binding domain-containing protein: MRGDKENEVFYIGETNYRNERKRFGIKRKDRRSHLYVIGKTGTGKSTLIKNLIIQDLQKGDGLALQDPHGDLVETIVSLVPEERTEDVIYINPSDRRNSIGFNVLEGVNSTEGRYLIASGLVSIFKKLWADSWGQRTEHILRNLILTLAEYPGATLLDLNKLLVDARFRKTVLLYVKDEKVKEFWGKEFDKWPLRFRAEAIAPIQNKAGAFLSSPFIRDIIGKKKSSFNMRELMDTGKVLLVNLAKGRIGEDTSMLLGSLFVIKIYLTALSRTDIPEEKRQDFYLYLDELQSFAAGSYADMLPEARKYRLCLNLVHQYIDQIDKKTVSAILGNVGTIISFRVSARDAEYLEKEFYPNFKVGDLVHLPGFHIYIRLMIDGASSKAFSATSLPDQI; this comes from the coding sequence ATGCGTGGAGACAAAGAAAATGAGGTTTTCTATATCGGGGAGACTAATTACAGGAACGAAAGGAAGAGGTTCGGGATTAAAAGAAAAGACAGGCGATCACACCTGTATGTGATTGGAAAGACCGGGACCGGGAAGTCTACGCTCATAAAGAATCTGATTATTCAGGATTTACAAAAAGGAGACGGGCTTGCGCTCCAAGACCCTCACGGTGACCTTGTTGAAACCATTGTGAGCTTGGTTCCGGAAGAACGAACTGAAGACGTGATCTATATAAACCCTTCGGATAGAAGAAACTCGATAGGTTTTAATGTATTGGAGGGTGTCAACTCCACAGAAGGAAGATATTTAATCGCTTCAGGTCTTGTCAGTATATTTAAAAAGCTCTGGGCCGACTCGTGGGGCCAGAGAACAGAGCACATTTTGAGAAACTTGATTTTGACTTTAGCTGAGTATCCAGGGGCGACACTTCTTGATTTGAATAAACTTCTTGTAGACGCGCGTTTTAGAAAAACAGTACTCCTTTATGTAAAAGACGAGAAAGTGAAGGAGTTCTGGGGGAAGGAGTTTGATAAGTGGCCACTCCGGTTCAGGGCTGAAGCGATAGCTCCTATCCAGAACAAAGCCGGGGCATTTTTAAGCAGTCCGTTTATACGAGATATAATCGGGAAGAAGAAAAGCTCCTTTAACATGAGAGAGTTGATGGATACCGGAAAAGTGCTATTGGTAAACCTTGCGAAGGGAAGGATTGGCGAGGATACGTCAATGCTTTTGGGGTCGCTATTTGTGATAAAGATTTATCTTACTGCATTGAGCAGAACAGACATACCCGAGGAGAAAAGGCAGGACTTCTATCTCTATTTAGACGAGCTCCAGAGCTTTGCCGCGGGTAGCTATGCAGACATGCTACCAGAGGCGCGTAAGTATAGGCTTTGCCTTAATTTGGTTCACCAATACATTGACCAGATTGATAAAAAAACCGTCTCCGCGATTCTTGGGAATGTAGGAACGATTATTTCATTTAGAGTAAGTGCCAGGGATGCGGAGTATTTGGAAAAGGAATTTTATCCCAACTTTAAAGTGGGAGATTTGGTTCATCTTCCAGGCTTTCATATCTATATCAGGCTTATGATTGATGGGGCTAGTTCGAAGGCGTTTAGTGCAACATCTCTTCCAGATCAAATTTGA
- a CDS encoding DUF1883 domain-containing protein produces the protein MKFIHQDLGQRKIGEIVEIILSCNTVSVRLMDSSKHNRLMKAMDRINGQWGRVTVRSGASGYERQWGMKRARISNRFTTKWEELMTVKD, from the coding sequence ATGAAATTTATACACCAAGACCTGGGACAACGAAAAATAGGGGAAATTGTAGAAATAATTCTATCCTGCAATACTGTAAGTGTTCGCCTTATGGATAGTTCAAAGCACAATAGACTGATGAAGGCGATGGATAGAATTAACGGTCAATGGGGCAGAGTGACAGTAAGGTCCGGAGCTTCTGGATATGAAAGACAGTGGGGGATGAAAAGAGCAAGGATTTCGAATAGATTTACAACTAAATGGGAGGAGTTGATGACTGTTAAGGATTAA